CACGGTGGCCACGTTGCTCCAGTGTCCAGACGCGCCGGGAAAGCGCACCAGGTCGAATGCGGTGGTCTCCGCCGTGGCGACGATCATGGTGCCGGTCTCGGTCTGCAGCGTTTGGGTGGCGGCGCCGTCGAAGCGGTGGCTGACGTGGAACTCGACGCGGACGCGCCCCACCTCGATGGCGCGCTCGGTGCCATCCACCATCACCTGGAAGGCCATGGGCTGTTGGTGCCCGGCGCCATGGAGGGCGGCCGCGCTCAGCAGGGCCACGTAGTAGCGCCGGCCCTGGTGCCGCATGAGGTCATCGATGAACCACGTGGCTGGCGGAGAGCCCGCAGAGCGATACTCGCGCGGCACCACCACGAAGAAGTCCCGACGCGGGCTGACGATGGACCCCCGTCGCTTGAGCCGGTGGAGGGTCATCTTGATGGCCGCGTCGGAGGCGTTGGTCACGGCACCAGCATCGGCTCGCGTGAAGAAGTATTTCCCCTCTTCTGGGCGCGCCTCGATCCAATCGTGCAGGGTCCTGGGGCCGGTCATTGCTGAACCTCACGCACAAAGTAACGATAGTCGTAACGTTGTGCAAACGATTCAGCAGGGCGGCGGCGGTGTCCCCGCTCCAGCGATCCCAAGTGCGCTCCCATGGGCTCGCAGGGTACAAGTGCTCATGCACGAGCTGACTGGGCCCCAGCGTTGGTTGATCTCCGTGGGTGCGCCGCTGAACAAGCGGAACGGGCGACGGCTCGATCGGCTCGGGGGTGACGGGCGGCCGACCATCTCGTGGGAGGCGTCGGCGGTGCTGCGCAACGGCTGGCAGGTGCGCACGAGCGAAGACGTGGTGCGCACGGTGTCGTGGTTGCTCGGTGGTGGTCATCGCGCCGAGTACGAGAAGGCTGGACTCGGCACCGCGCGTGAGTTCGCGGGCTGGGACGCGCAGCGCGTGGCCAATGTCGCGGGTTGGGCGTACGCGGCGTACCTCGTCGACCTCGAGACCGCCTGGGCGTGGCACCGGCAGGCCGGCGCGCTCGTGCGCGAGAGCTTCACCTCCTGGGCCGACTACGGCGCGAGCTATCTGGCTGGGCTCGCGAGCTGGTGCGAAGGCGAGCGCGAGGTGTTGGATCCGTCCGAGCAGGCGATGACGTGGCTGCTGAACGACCCGTCGAGCCCGTGGCTGACGCTGCCGTTCGACCTCGACCTCGGTGACACGCCTGCGCCCGACCTCGCGCCGATCGAGGTGCTCGTCGGCCAAGCCAATACGCCCACGATTGCCGACGCCATTCAGCTCGCCGGTCCGGATGGTCGCGTGCTCGTGCCGGCAGGCACGTACCGCGAGGTCATCGCGCCCACGCACGGCATCGAGATCGTGGCGCAGGGTGAGGTGACCGTCGAGAGCGCCCACGTGCCCTGCGTGCGCATCGAGAAGATGGTCGGCGCGCGCCTGCAAGGGATCACGCTGCGCTCGCAGCTCACGGCGGACGGCAAGTCGCTCAACGCGGTGCACGTGAACCGTGGCTATGTGCGCATGGAAGCATGCGACGTCGCCGCGTCGCACGACGGCGTGCGGGTGGTGACGTGGGGCTCGGCGCACGTGGTCGACTCCACGTTCCACGACTGCGGGTCGAACGGCCTCAACCTGGTCAGCGGGCAGCTCATCGCCGAGCGCTGCACGGTGCAGCGCAGCGCCCAGAACGGCATCGAGCTGCAGGGCGAGGCCGGCGCGCTCGTGGACGAGTGCTCCATCGAAGACAGCGGCGCCGCGTCCGTGCTCGCCCATGGGAAGGTGCGGGCGACCTTGCGACGCAGCACCTTCACGCGAAACGCAGGCTCGGCGAGCGTGGTGGGCATCGGTTCTTCCGATCTCGTCATCGATGAAGTGAGCATCGCGGGCAGCCAGTCGGGTGGCATCTTCTTCCAAGAGACGGCCAGCGCTGCCATCTCGCGCACGCGCATCACCGGCTGCAAGCTCGCGGCGCTCGACGTGGCCACGACCGAGCCCATCCAGGCCGACGAGATCACGGCTACGGGCAACGCGAGCGCGGGCGTCCTCGTGCGCAACCGCGCGAAGCTCCTCTTGAGGGGCTCGCAGCTGGAGGACAGCGCCGAGGGGCATGTGTGGGTCCTCGACACCGGCATCCTGGCCATGGCGGACTGTCGCCTCGCGCGCGGCGCGCTCGGGCTGTGGGTGCAAGAAGGCGGTGCGGCGGTGGTGCACGCATCCCGCTTCGAGCATCACACCGGCATTGCCGTCGACGTGCAGCCGCGCTCGAACGTCGAGCTCTCCTTCGTGCACATCGAACACGCGGGCGGCGACGGCGCGTTGGTGGGGGAGGGCGCGAGCCTGCGGATGAGCGCATCCACCGTGAATGGCGCCGGTGGCGCGGGCGTGCGCGTCGACACGACCGGCAGCGCGGTGCTCGAGAGCGTGACGCTGACCGGCTGCGCTGGCGGCGAAGTGGTCGGCGACGCGACGCGCACGGAGAGCGAGCTGTCCACCGAGGACCAAGCCGCAGAAGCGGCGCGAGCATTCACACGCGCCGTGCGCGGTCGCCTCATCGGGTGACCTCCTCAGCCTGCTTGGGTGATCGTGAACCTCTCGGCCGACTTCGGGGCCGGATAGCGTCGTGTCACTGACTGATGCGCCGCGCGATACCGTCGAAGTAGGTTCCCCGGCCGTCGGGCGTGCCGAGATCACGCAGTACGACGGCCGCCCGCTGGTCGTGGGCCACCACGTCGGCTTCTAGACGCAACCAGCAGGTGTCGGCGAGGCCGCGCCCGTCGGCTTCGAGCCGCGCGACGAGCTGGCCCCCGATCTGGTCCCCGTGCCACAGCTCCGCGCGGTTGTTGTCTTGCGCGGTACCGGGCCGCGGGGAAAACGCAGCGCTCACCACGACAGTGGAACCCGAGATCATTCCCGTGGCGTCGTAGAAGTCACCCATGTGTTCTTCCGCGATTGGACCGGGTGGTACCGGAGGCCAGGCCCTGATCCAGACCGGCGCGTTGCCATCGAGCTCCACGAGCTGATTGCCCTCCCACGGCGAGCCCGCGACTCGGTGCTGCACTTCGATCGAGATCGGTGCCTCCCACGCGCGCAGCCGCGACTGTTGCTGGGACCGACAGAGGGCCCGCTGCAGGCCCGACATCCCGTTGCAGTCCTGTCTGGGTGCCGGTGCCACGTTCGTGAGGTCGACGTTCCAGCCCGGGATGGTCCGGGGCGTGAGGCGGTATGTGCGGGCAGGAATCTCGGGCAGCTCGAAACCGCCGTTGGTCAGCCCCGGGATCTGCCTTCCCCAGAGGATCACGTCCCGTGTGGGTTGTCGGGTCGAGGTCTGCAGCGACACGGCGTCCAGCAGCATGCCCTGTCCCTGCGGCGTCCACCGCTCGCGGAACTCGAGGACGCCCTCGGTGTTGCGTGCTTTCACGGGCAGAACCACTTTGAACCAGCGAGGCGCGGTCAGGTTCCTGCCGTCGACGGAGAGCGTCGCCACCCGGCGGCCGTCGAACCAGATCTCCATGGTGTTGCGCTCAGCGGGCGTTCCTGGGACGGGTGAGACCGAGAGCGTCAGGTCGTACATCACGTTGGCCATCGTGGTCACCCGCGTCGTGAGTACGTCGGGCAGTGGCGTGACCGTCGACGCTGCGCTCGCGCTCGGATCATCGAGCTGGATGTAGCGCGTGCCGTCCGGGGCTCCCGCGGCCACGTTGATCACGTTGATCGTCGCGCCGCTGCGCAGGGTCCATCCCGGGAGCGAGCGCACTGGTCCCTCGTTCGCTCCGGCCATCTCGAAGCTGCCGTTGGTGAGGACCTCCGTCGGTCCAGCGGCCAGCGCGGCACGCTGCTCCGCGAGCCGCTGCGCGGCGAGGCGTCGCTGCTCCTCTTGTTCGCGCACGTAGCGATCGAACTCTGGGGTTCCGGGACGAGTGTTCTCTATTGTCGGACGTTCGACAGTCGGTTCGACGACCACCGTCGGCGGTGTGTCCGTCGCAGCGGGGAAGGGTGCCAGCTGACTTCGCTGCCGGTCGAGTGAGCCGGCCATCACGTGCGAGACCCACGGCATCTGCCGGTGCACGCTGACCACGGACCCCAACGTCGCGGCCGATCGCCCCGGTCGAGTGGCGATCTCTCCCAAGAGCCCCACGAGCGTGCGATCGGCCATCACCACGGGTGCGGCCAGGTCGAGGTCGCTGAGTCCGATCAAGGAGTCGAGTCCGTCGAGAAGATAGCCGTCCGCGCCGAGCGCCTGCGCGGGCAACGTCGCCCGAGCGAAGGTCTGTGCCCTCGTGCGACCGAGGAAATCCAGAGGTACCCTCGGCGTTCGTTCCTGCAGTCTGGCGAGCGTGGGCTCGGGGGCGAACGTCCGGAGTGCCCCTGTCGGCAGAGGAGATTCTGTGCGCAGCAACGTGAAGGCGACCCCACCGCTGTGGGTCACCGTTCGCTCGCCCAGCACCATGAGGGCGACGGGCACGCTGGTCGCGCCCGTCTCGATGGTCGTGGCCGCGGCGCGCTGTGGGTCGCCGAGGCACGACCGCGCGACCCCTTCGATGTAGACCTGATCGAGCGTGAGCACCCAGTCGGGGGACAATGCCAGCCCGATGCAGCCACTGGGTAACGCGCCGCCGCGAACCACCACCAGGCCCTCCGCTGCCGCGTCCGTGACCCCGGAGGCAGGAAGGCGGCCGGTGAACGCGTGCGTCTTGCCAGGCGAGAGTGCGACACCCAGCACGAGCGCCGTGATCCAACGTATGTGCTGCTTCATGAGGATCCCCCGAGATGGAGCGAGGAGGACCGTGCTGGTCGCTCACCAGCACGGTCAGCTCGAGTGAGAGTGCCATAGGTCGTAGACGACCCTCCAGCACGTGATGAGTTGGCGTCCGACGTGGACCGTCAGGCCGTATTCATCTACTCCACCCGCCGCTTGGCACCGCGTACGACGTGCAACGGAGCAGCCCCATGGCGATGCGCTTCATCGTGATAGGGTCAACGTCCACGAGCGTGCCGCGACACATTCACATCATGGGCACCAGTGGCTCGGGAATCCAGCGCTGTGGCGGCCGACCCTCGCTGGAAAGGGGTGCGCTCGCCCTGCTCACCATGGCGAGCTTGCTAGGGTGTGGAGCGTCGGCGCCGACCGCAGCCACGGGACCCGTCGAGCAGTCGTCCACTGAGCCAGCCGCGTCGGACACCGTCTGCCCACTGCCGCAGATGGACGAGCGCCGCTTCGCCCTCCACGGGGGGCCCACCGGGTGCGACTCCGACGAGGTGGAGTGCAACCGGGAGTGCATGCGGGGGGACGCGCGCCACTGCCACGTGCTGGGGTTGGGACACCGGCTGCGCCCGATCAACCATGAGCTGGGCACCGAGCTGCTGCTGCGCGGCTGCCAGCTGGGGCTGCCGGAGAGCTGCGTCGAGTGGGTGCTGGCGGTGGGGCGCGCCTCCGACGTGGACCAGTGCCAGCGGCCCGTGATGGAGTGCGTGCGCGCTGGACGTGGCTCGCGGGTGCGCCGTTGCAGGGGCCTACGCCACAGATGCCGGAGAACACGACGAGGCGCGTGATTTCGCCCTTCGTGCGTGCGCCCTGGGTGACTACGACACCTGCGCTCGGCTCGCAGAGACGACCGACGCGACCACTCCCGACGGCATCGAGACCCTGCGCCGCTTGCTGTTCGCGGCGTGCTTTCGCGGGGAGCACCTTCGCTCGTGCGTGCGGCTGGCGGAGGCGCTCGAGGACGGCCCCTTCGCCACGGACACGGCCAACGAGGCGGGAGTGGCCTGGGAGCAGGCTTGCCGGTTGGACCGGCGCTACTGCTCGCGCGTGCCGCCTCCGCGCCCACCACCCGTGGGCACCGACGCGGGCTCTGCCTCGCTGTACGCGGAGCCGAGCGCTCCCGCCGGCGCCACCGCGCCCACCACCGGCGAGCGCGGTGGGTCCCTCAGCGCGGATGTGATCCGGACCGTTGTTCGTGCCAACCGGCGCCACGTGCAGGCCTGCTACGAGACCGCACTCGCACGCTGGTCCGCCCTGCGCGGCACCGTGACGGTGCGCTTCATCATCCAACCCGACGGCACGGTCTCGACGGCCACCGTGGTCAGCGACACCGTCGGCGATGCGGGACTCCGCGCGTGCATCACCGCGTCGATCGTGACCTGGCGGTTCCCCGCTCCTGACGGCGGCGGGCTGGTGAGCGTCACGTACCCCTTCACGCTCGAGTCCACGTGACTGGTTGGCCAGCGAATGCGCCGCCAGGCACGCGGTAGGTGAGGATGGGCCCGGCGGCCGCGGGCGCCCCACCTGCGCAGACGAGCCCTCGCGCCCAGTCCAGGTCCGTTGTATGCGTCTCACCAACGACGTGATGTTGAACCTTCACGGGTGGAGCAGCCGCAGGAACTCGCGGACCGCAGCGAAAGCTTCCGCGCGTCGTTCAGCGTCGTTCGCATCCCCGAGGAACTCTGCGTATCGCCGCGGGCCGACGTGCTCGACGGACGCGAACTCGGCGTCGAGGATCGTGAGCGCCTCCACTGCCTCCGTTGCTGACGCGATGGTCGCAAAGCGTCGAACGACTTCGGTGATCGGCTCGTCGCCGAAGCTGCGGAGGACGTACACGAGGTCGTAGGCGTCCTTGTTCTCGCCCCGTTGCTTCAGGGCGTGGGCCTTCAGCACCACGAACGCGGCAGGGCCGGCGACGTTGACCTGACGCCTCGCCCGCTCGCGGTTCGGCGTCGTGTCGTCGATGACTACGCGCACCACGTCTTGGAACGCGAGGGGCAGGGCCGGGGTGATGATGGCGGCGAAGTCGGCCTGCAGGTTCTGCAGCTTCCCCGGCTTCTGTGAAGCCCCTGCCGGTGGGATGAGGAAGTCGATCGTGATGGCCTCCTCCCGCAGCTTCCAGGTCTGCCGAGTCGGCGTGCCGTCCTCGTTCATGGCTTGCGTGAAACCTCTGGCGCGCAGGCGGTCAGCGATTTGCTTGTACCGCTCTTCGTCGAGCACTGCGAGCGCGAGCCCGAGGTCGAGGTCGCGGGTGCCGACGTGGCCCTCCACTCCATGCATCTGGTCGACGATCAGATACGGCACGAGGCCACCGACCACCACGATGTCGTCGAGGAGGTCGCCCAGGATCGTGGCGACGTAGAGGCACATCTGTCGGGCTGCGATGGCCATCTCGGGTGGGTAGCCCGCGGCGGTGGTGGGCTTGTTCGCCATCATGCCCGCCACTGAAGCAGCTCGGCGCGCAGGTGGGACGCAGCCTCTCTGGCGCGCTCCGGCTGACTGAGGAGGTCGAGGTAGACCTGCACGGGGGGCACACACCACACGCCTTGCTGGGACTTCTTGTAGAACACGCCTTCGTCTCGCGGGACGACGAGCCATACGTTTTCGCCGCGCTCGACCGGGTGAAGACCAAGCGACTCGGTGTCGTGCGGGAGCTCATCGACGAACAACGCGGTGAGCCGGAAGTCGGCGAACCGCGTCCACATGTATGCGGCCGACAGCCCCGTGGCGGCCCAGGTGGTGCTCGTGCCGGACAGCTTGGTGGCGAGGGACTGCAGCGCGGCGTGGCCCGTGCGGGCGACGGTCTGGAACTTGTGCACGCGGTGGTCAGCGAACGAGTAGCGCTGCGCCCACGCGTCCAGCAGCACCGAAGGGGCCCTGGCGCGCACGGCCCCTTCGGAGTTGGTCTCCAGCAGGTCGGCGCTCTCGAGGTGACCCACCGCGCGGCTCACGGTGGCGTCGGAGAGGGCGGTCTCCACGCACAGGTCGCGCTGCCGCCACCAGCGGTCGGCGTCTGTCAGCAGCACGCGGCTCACGCGGGCGTACTTGGGCGCGAACGGGTTCGCGGGCCTGCCGCTCTGGGCGTAGCGGTTGGCGTTCCCTTCCACGAAGACCCGCAGATTGGGCGCGCGTATGTCGGCGTTGCCCGAAAGGTCGGCCCACGAGACTTGCTTGCTGCGCGCCCACGCGCGGGCCTGGGGCCCCATGTACGGCACCACCAGGAGCGGCACCTGTCCAGCGACGCGCGGGAGTTGGAGCAGCTGGGCCGCCGCCCGCTCGAGCCCGGCGATGCTGTCCGACCCCTTCACCTCGACCATGAAAACGCGACGGCTGGTGGTGGCTGCGACAGCGAACTCGACGTTGTCATGCACGCCGGCGGACACCACCCGCACCACGGGCTCTCCCAGCCAGTCCGAGAGCAGGGCGGGCAGGCGAGCGGCCGCTTCTCGCTCCCACTTGCTGCCTTTGCTCGCGGCGATGGCTGAGGCTTCGCTCATCCTGCGTTTATAGCATGACCTGCGTTGCAAGGCAGGTGGGTTTATTTGCGCAGGAACCGGCGCTGCACTGTCGAGGCTCGTCGCTCGAGCCGGCCTCATCTTGATGGCCGCGTCGGAGGCGTTGGTCACGGCCCAAGCATCGGCTCTCGTGAAGAAGTATTTCCCCACTTCCGGGCGCGCCTCGATCCGATCGTGGAGGGCGCTGGGCTGGGCACGGCGTTCGCGGGGCTACACTCGCCCCATGCGCGCACCTGCTGCCGGCTCCATCTTCGCCCTCGCGCTCGTCGGGGCTCTCGCGGTTCCCGTCACGCACGCGCAGACCACGCCCGCCCAGCCGCTGCCGATGCTCGAGCCAGACCAGGTC
The sequence above is a segment of the Sandaracinaceae bacterium genome. Coding sequences within it:
- a CDS encoding nucleotidyl transferase AbiEii/AbiGii toxin family protein, encoding MMANKPTTAAGYPPEMAIAARQMCLYVATILGDLLDDIVVVGGLVPYLIVDQMHGVEGHVGTRDLDLGLALAVLDEERYKQIADRLRARGFTQAMNEDGTPTRQTWKLREEAITIDFLIPPAGASQKPGKLQNLQADFAAIITPALPLAFQDVVRVVIDDTTPNRERARRQVNVAGPAAFVVLKAHALKQRGENKDAYDLVYVLRSFGDEPITEVVRRFATIASATEAVEALTILDAEFASVEHVGPRRYAEFLGDANDAERRAEAFAAVREFLRLLHP
- a CDS encoding DUF1266 domain-containing protein produces the protein MKKYFPSSGRASIQSCRVLGPVIAEPHAQSNDSRNVVQTIQQGGGGVPAPAIPSALPWARRVQVLMHELTGPQRWLISVGAPLNKRNGRRLDRLGGDGRPTISWEASAVLRNGWQVRTSEDVVRTVSWLLGGGHRAEYEKAGLGTAREFAGWDAQRVANVAGWAYAAYLVDLETAWAWHRQAGALVRESFTSWADYGASYLAGLASWCEGEREVLDPSEQAMTWLLNDPSSPWLTLPFDLDLGDTPAPDLAPIEVLVGQANTPTIADAIQLAGPDGRVLVPAGTYREVIAPTHGIEIVAQGEVTVESAHVPCVRIEKMVGARLQGITLRSQLTADGKSLNAVHVNRGYVRMEACDVAASHDGVRVVTWGSAHVVDSTFHDCGSNGLNLVSGQLIAERCTVQRSAQNGIELQGEAGALVDECSIEDSGAASVLAHGKVRATLRRSTFTRNAGSASVVGIGSSDLVIDEVSIAGSQSGGIFFQETASAAISRTRITGCKLAALDVATTEPIQADEITATGNASAGVLVRNRAKLLLRGSQLEDSAEGHVWVLDTGILAMADCRLARGALGLWVQEGGAAVVHASRFEHHTGIAVDVQPRSNVELSFVHIEHAGGDGALVGEGASLRMSASTVNGAGGAGVRVDTTGSAVLESVTLTGCAGGEVVGDATRTESELSTEDQAAEAARAFTRAVRGRLIG
- a CDS encoding AgmX/PglI C-terminal domain-containing protein; this translates as MARGCAVAGAYATDAGEHDEARDFALRACALGDYDTCARLAETTDATTPDGIETLRRLLFAACFRGEHLRSCVRLAEALEDGPFATDTANEAGVAWEQACRLDRRYCSRVPPPRPPPVGTDAGSASLYAEPSAPAGATAPTTGERGGSLSADVIRTVVRANRRHVQACYETALARWSALRGTVTVRFIIQPDGTVSTATVVSDTVGDAGLRACITASIVTWRFPAPDGGGLVSVTYPFTLEST